Below is a genomic region from Citrobacter europaeus.
CCCCGCATTACGTGTAGCCAGCTGATGTAATAACTGCAGGATTGTCTTAGGGACGACGACCTGGTCTGGAAAAGGTTTGATCTCAGCCAATGTCCCATCGAGATCAAAAAAATAAGCACAGTTTGCAGATTGTTCAGGGGGTATGATCAGTGATGCTGTCACCCGGTTATCCTCCTCATCATGGTCTGTACGCCGCGCGGATCGCGCCGTATATATGATGTACGACGGATATAAGTATAGACAGTGTGACCATGCTCGCCATTTGCAAAAACAATCGCCAGCCGGGTAGCGGCTGGCGATGAGCTAAAGCTAGACTAAAAAGTTGGGGTTTAAATCATCAAACGGTACGCTTCGCTTTTTGCTTGTAACGGTCGAAGATCACCGCCGCCAGCAGGATTAGACCACGTACGACATACTGGGCGAACGGAGAGATGTTCAGCAGGTTCATCGCATTCTCAACCGTTCCCAGAATTAACACCCCGGCCACTACATATGAGATTTTTCCGATGCCGCCTTTGAGCGAAACGCCCCCTAACACGCAGGCGGAAATCACGATCAGCTCATAGCCGATTGAGGTCATTGGTTGGCCGCTGGTCATACGTGATGCGAGGATGATCCCGGCAATGGCGGATACCAGCCCAGACAAAATAAAGATAATAATCTTGGTACGAACGACCGGAACCCCAGCCAGACGTGCCGCCTCTTCATTGCCCCCAATAGCCAGCGTGTTGCGACCAAACGTAGTTTTATTCAGCAGTAAACCGAAGACGATAAAACAGACAACCGTGATCCAGATAGGTGCCGGCAGACCAAACCAGTTCGCGTAGCCGAGGGTAAAGAAGCGCTCATCTTCAATCCCCACCGCCTTACCGTCGGAAATAATATAGGCCAGACCACGTACAATCTGCATCGTCGCAAGGGTGGTGATCAGGGCGTTAATTTTTAAACGCGCAATCACAAACCCATTAACCAGACCACAGAGAATACCGAGCAGCAGCCCGGCAGCCACGCCAATCCACAGGCTTTCAGTCATGTTAATGACCACGGCAGTCGTGACCCCGGCGCAGGCAATCACGGACGCGACGGACAGGTCGAAGTCACCGGATGCCAGGCAAAACAGCATCCCACACGCGACCATACCCGACATCGATACCGCCAGCCCCAGCCCTTTCATATTGATGAAAGTGGCAAAGTTTGGCACAAAGAGGGAACAAACCAGGAACAGCACGGCGAACACCACCAGCATCCCGTACTGATCCCAAATGCGACCAAGATTTAGCGCCGATTTTGCTGCGCCAGAACCCGATGTAGAAACGGAAGACATCATTCTCTCCTTATTCAGGCTACAGCCTGGCTGACTTTAGGCATAGCAAGGCTCAAGGCCTGGCGCTCATCCGCCTGTTCATGAAGCAACTCACCGGCAATTTCGCCCTCTCTCATCACCACGATACGATCGGCGACACCGAGCACTTCTGGCAGGTCACTGGAAGCAAACAGCACGGCCACGCCGCGCGCTGCGAGGGCATAAATCACGTTATAAATTTCATGCTTGGCACCTACATCAATGCCGCGTGTAGGTTCGTCCAGCAAAATCACCTTCATCTCTTCCGATAACCAACGGCCAAGGATAGCCTTCTGCTGATTACCGCCGGAGAGGTTCATAATCAGCTGCTCCGCGCCCGGCGTTTTAATATTGAGTGAGCGAATATGGTGATCGGCATTGGTCTCTTCCCAGCCGTTGTTGATCACGCATCCGCCCAGAACATGTTTACGACGGGCGCTAATGTTGATGTTGTTACGCACCGAATGGACCGGAATGATCCCTTCCGCTTTGCGGTCCTCCGGGCACAGCATCATTCCCGCTTCAATGGCATGGCTCGGTTTACGAATATCAATAGGCTGCTCATCAATAAACACCTGGCCTGCCGTGATGCGTGTGCCGCCAAACAGTCCTTTCATCAATTCGCTACGCCCGGCGCCTACCAGGCCAAACAATCCGACAATTTCACCGCTGCGTACCGATAAACTGATCGGCGTACGCACACCGGGAGCTTTGACCTCATGCAAACGCAGCCGCTCTGCGCCATACGGTCTGGATTTCCATCCATAAATATCACCGAGGTCGCGTCCAACCATCGCCTGCACCAACGCATCGTGATCGACCTGCTGCATATCCGTGAACGTTGTGACGTAATGCCCATCTTTAAACACGGTGATGGCATCGCTGAGAGCAAAAATTTCCTCCATACGGTGCGATACGTACAGGATGATGCGTCCTTCGTTGCGCAGCTCACGGATGACGCGAAACAGATTCTCAATTTCGCGTGCAGACAGGGAGCTGGTCGGTTCATCAAACGCGATAATTTTGGCATTACGCGCCAGCGCTTTTGCTATCTCCACCATCTGCCATTGACCGATGGAGAGATATTTCAATGGCGTGTCGGGATCGATATCCATGCCCAGATGCTTAAGCTGTAGCCCCGCTTCATAGTTCAGCAGCGAGCGATTTACAATCCCGCCTTTGTGCGGCAACTGGCCTAAATAAATATTCTCGGCAACGGTCATTTCCGGGACGAGATGCAGCTCCTGGTAAATAATGGCGACACCGGCGTTGAGCGCGGCCGTGGTGTCTGCAAACGAAACTTCCTGTCCGCGGATCGTCAAAGATCCCGTCGTTGGCGCATAGTTACCGCTGAGAATTTTTAAGAGTGTTGATTTTCCGGCGCCATTTTCGCCCATCAGCGCATGCACCTGACCGGCGTAACAGTCGAAACTGATATCCGTAAGCGCTTTAACGCCCGGGAATGTTTTGCCAATGCCGCGGAATGAGAGATACGGGGTAGACTGTTGCATAACGTCTCCGTGAGTCAGATCTTTAAGCCGGATGGCGGCTTTGCCTCATCCGGCCTTCTGAGGACGCGATTCGTAGGCCGGATAAGACGCTTTGACGTCGCATCCGGCATTTATGTTACTTACCGCCTAAGCCTTTCTTCGCCAGCTCTTCTTTGAAGTTATCGCGGGTAATCAGCACCACATCCGTCACTTCAGTAAACGCCGGTGGCTCTGCACCTTTCGTTACCCAGTTGTAAAGCATTTCACTTGATTTGTAGCCGTGAACGTCCGGGCTTGGCAGCAGTGAGCCGTAGAACCCGGTCGCTTCGCCTTTGGACAGTTCACTCACGGCATCAACGCCATTAATACCGATACCAATTACGTTTGGCGCTTTGAAGCCCTGCCCTTCAGTCGCACGTACGCCGCCCAGCACGGTGTTGTCGTTCATGCCGACAATCAGCCAGTGTTTGACTTCAGGATGTTGAACCAGCATGGAGTTAGCGGCATCGAATGCACCGGGGATATCATTTGATTTTGTTGGAACCTGGTAGATCTGTTTTTCCGGGAAGCCTGCGGCTTTAAGCGCTTCCATTGAACCTGACGTACGGCGACGCGCGGTATCAAGTTCGTTGGCGGTAATGGCCATGACGGCGCTGGATTTCACATCCCAACCGCGCTTTTGCATCTCCTTATACAGCTCCTGGCCCTGGCGCTCACCAATTTTGGTTGCAGCCATCATCACCAGCGGCACGGTATC
It encodes:
- a CDS encoding arabinose ABC transporter substrate-binding protein, encoding MHKFTKALAAIGLAAIMSQSAIAESMKLGFLVKQPEEPWFQTEWKFADKAGKDLGFEVIKIAVPDGEKTLNAIDSLAASGAKGFVICTPDPKLGPAIMAKARGYDMKVIAVDDQFANAKGKPMDTVPLVMMAATKIGERQGQELYKEMQKRGWDVKSSAVMAITANELDTARRRTSGSMEALKAAGFPEKQIYQVPTKSNDIPGAFDAANSMLVQHPEVKHWLIVGMNDNTVLGGVRATEGQGFKAPNVIGIGINGVDAVSELSKGEATGFYGSLLPSPDVHGYKSSEMLYNWVTKGAEPPAFTEVTDVVLITRDNFKEELAKKGLGGK
- the araG gene encoding arabinose ABC transporter ATP-binding protein AraG encodes the protein MQQSTPYLSFRGIGKTFPGVKALTDISFDCYAGQVHALMGENGAGKSTLLKILSGNYAPTTGSLTIRGQEVSFADTTAALNAGVAIIYQELHLVPEMTVAENIYLGQLPHKGGIVNRSLLNYEAGLQLKHLGMDIDPDTPLKYLSIGQWQMVEIAKALARNAKIIAFDEPTSSLSAREIENLFRVIRELRNEGRIILYVSHRMEEIFALSDAITVFKDGHYVTTFTDMQQVDHDALVQAMVGRDLGDIYGWKSRPYGAERLRLHEVKAPGVRTPISLSVRSGEIVGLFGLVGAGRSELMKGLFGGTRITAGQVFIDEQPIDIRKPSHAIEAGMMLCPEDRKAEGIIPVHSVRNNINISARRKHVLGGCVINNGWEETNADHHIRSLNIKTPGAEQLIMNLSGGNQQKAILGRWLSEEMKVILLDEPTRGIDVGAKHEIYNVIYALAARGVAVLFASSDLPEVLGVADRIVVMREGEIAGELLHEQADERQALSLAMPKVSQAVA
- the araH gene encoding L-arabinose ABC transporter permease AraH, with amino-acid sequence MSSVSTSGSGAAKSALNLGRIWDQYGMLVVFAVLFLVCSLFVPNFATFINMKGLGLAVSMSGMVACGMLFCLASGDFDLSVASVIACAGVTTAVVINMTESLWIGVAAGLLLGILCGLVNGFVIARLKINALITTLATMQIVRGLAYIISDGKAVGIEDERFFTLGYANWFGLPAPIWITVVCFIVFGLLLNKTTFGRNTLAIGGNEEAARLAGVPVVRTKIIIFILSGLVSAIAGIILASRMTSGQPMTSIGYELIVISACVLGGVSLKGGIGKISYVVAGVLILGTVENAMNLLNISPFAQYVVRGLILLAAVIFDRYKQKAKRTV